In a genomic window of Dyadobacter fermentans DSM 18053:
- a CDS encoding MarR family winged helix-turn-helix transcriptional regulator, which produces MIQTLTAKRFDAKLGSHGISLNEFMILHHLANAQDEKLRRTDVAEKVGLTASGITRMLSPLEKLGYVKREANSRDARVSYVKLANAGKKIYLEAIATAEATTDQIMAAVKTKKLDDLQKMLLELGATIE; this is translated from the coding sequence ATGATCCAAACACTGACCGCCAAACGCTTCGATGCCAAACTGGGAAGTCACGGGATCAGCCTCAACGAATTCATGATTTTGCACCACCTGGCGAATGCGCAGGACGAGAAATTGCGGCGTACGGATGTGGCCGAAAAAGTGGGTTTGACGGCCTCGGGAATCACCCGGATGCTGTCGCCGTTGGAGAAACTCGGGTATGTAAAAAGGGAGGCGAACAGCCGCGATGCGCGCGTGTCGTACGTGAAGCTGGCGAATGCCGGGAAGAAAATTTACCTCGAAGCGATCGCAACTGCCGAGGCTACGACCGATCAGATTATGGCGGCCGTGAAGACCAAAAAGCTGGACGACCTCCAGAAAATGCTCCTGGAACTGGGCGCGACAATTGAATAG
- a CDS encoding DUF4097 family beta strand repeat-containing protein, whose protein sequence is MKYFSIPLLAGTVLCCAQAAAQKLEHKERVSKEFTISAGQAAKNVLAIYNINGSIKVEGYNGDKVMLEIDKKISAKTQAVLDEGKAELKLEIEQRADSIIAYIANPFDSRPNRGRRNWDGPNIQYDFELDFTVKVPYSLNLHVSTVNGGDINVNDVTGSLGVRNVNGAIKVANAKGTASMHTINGNVEVNFVTVPPGESDFKTLNGDVKVSYPAALAVDCQFKTFNGDFFTDFPNVERLPVRVVKNAENRENKTVYKLSTETFIRIGSGGPTYKFETFNGNIYLKKQS, encoded by the coding sequence ATGAAGTATTTTTCAATCCCCCTGCTGGCGGGAACAGTGCTCTGCTGTGCCCAGGCCGCGGCGCAAAAGCTGGAACACAAGGAGCGCGTCAGCAAGGAATTTACCATCAGCGCGGGCCAGGCTGCTAAAAATGTGCTGGCGATTTACAACATCAACGGGTCCATTAAAGTGGAGGGCTACAATGGCGACAAGGTCATGCTCGAAATCGACAAGAAGATCAGTGCCAAAACGCAGGCCGTGCTGGACGAGGGTAAGGCGGAGTTAAAACTGGAAATCGAGCAGCGCGCCGACAGTATTATCGCCTACATTGCCAACCCGTTCGATTCGCGCCCCAACCGCGGCCGCCGCAACTGGGACGGACCCAATATCCAATACGATTTCGAGCTCGATTTCACAGTTAAGGTTCCCTACTCGCTCAATCTGCACGTTTCGACGGTCAATGGCGGGGATATCAATGTGAACGACGTAACCGGTTCGCTGGGCGTCCGCAATGTGAACGGCGCGATAAAAGTCGCCAATGCCAAAGGAACGGCCAGTATGCACACGATCAACGGCAATGTGGAGGTGAACTTCGTGACAGTGCCGCCCGGCGAATCGGATTTCAAAACGCTGAACGGCGATGTGAAGGTAAGCTATCCAGCCGCGCTGGCCGTGGATTGTCAGTTCAAAACCTTCAACGGGGATTTCTTCACGGATTTTCCCAATGTGGAAAGACTTCCGGTACGCGTGGTGAAGAATGCGGAAAACCGCGAAAACAAAACGGTTTACAAGCTCAGCACCGAAACCTTCATCCGCATCGGCAGCGGCGGCCCTACGTATAAATTCGAGACATTCAATGGCAATATTTATCTTAAAAAACAATCATAG
- a CDS encoding PA2169 family four-helix-bundle protein — MAQNSETIEILNDLILINNDRIAGYEKAEAETQELENDLRAMFRNLADQSRAHVLDLTSHVTHLGGEPATGTMLSGKLYRIWMDIRATFTSDNRRAVLENAEMGEDAAKKAYDEALQSEELPADVRQLILSQYTSIQSAHDTIKTERDRQRDVSKYPLTT, encoded by the coding sequence ATGGCACAGAATTCAGAAACCATCGAAATCCTGAACGACCTGATCCTGATCAACAACGACCGGATAGCAGGCTATGAAAAAGCCGAAGCCGAAACCCAGGAACTTGAAAACGACCTCCGGGCCATGTTCCGTAACCTGGCCGACCAAAGCCGCGCGCACGTCCTAGACCTGACGTCGCACGTGACGCACCTGGGCGGCGAGCCCGCCACGGGTACCATGCTCTCGGGCAAGCTGTACCGCATTTGGATGGATATCCGCGCCACATTCACGTCCGACAACCGCCGGGCCGTGCTCGAAAATGCCGAAATGGGCGAAGATGCCGCCAAAAAGGCCTATGACGAAGCCCTGCAATCCGAAGAGCTCCCGGCCGACGTGCGGCAGCTCATCCTGAGCCAGTACACCTCAATCCAGTCCGCCCACGACACGATCAAGACCGAGCGCGACCGGCAACGGGACGTCTCGAAATACCCGCTAACGACCTAG
- a CDS encoding class I SAM-dependent methyltransferase, translating into MNALSPLLSEYLQNNTLVCPVCHSRLTVATDRIICSSGDCRHSADPIPMIQGKIPVLVNFEESILNREALIATAGESLIPRSGNKYDAIKRIFWGRGKKTKINLQKFLAAVPKYPGKKSSVLIIGGGAIGNGASEMYNAKDIDVLSFDIYASPNTDFVADGHSLPVADNSIDAVWIQAVLEHVMYPPRVVAEIHRVLKQGGVVYAETPFQQHVHEGPYDFTRFTESGHRLLFKDFRLLDSGFLTGLGTVLQWNVRYAAWGLTRSRKVAIVVAMAFAWVRLFDHLVPESFNVDTASGVYFLGRKDAGHRFSDKDIIAHYKGFQRK; encoded by the coding sequence ATGAATGCGCTTTCCCCATTGCTTTCTGAATACCTGCAAAATAATACGCTCGTGTGCCCGGTGTGCCATTCCCGGCTGACGGTCGCGACCGATCGCATTATATGCTCCTCCGGCGACTGCCGGCATTCAGCCGATCCTATTCCGATGATCCAGGGCAAAATCCCGGTTCTGGTGAACTTCGAGGAAAGCATTTTAAACAGGGAAGCGCTCATAGCCACCGCCGGTGAAAGCCTTATTCCAAGGAGCGGTAATAAGTATGACGCCATTAAGAGGATTTTCTGGGGCCGTGGCAAGAAGACGAAGATTAACCTTCAAAAATTCCTCGCGGCCGTTCCCAAATATCCCGGCAAAAAATCGTCGGTGCTGATCATCGGAGGCGGGGCGATCGGAAACGGGGCCTCGGAAATGTACAATGCGAAAGACATCGACGTGCTTTCATTCGATATTTACGCTTCTCCGAATACCGATTTCGTCGCAGACGGCCATTCGCTGCCCGTGGCCGATAATAGCATCGACGCCGTCTGGATCCAGGCGGTGCTGGAACACGTGATGTATCCGCCGCGGGTTGTGGCCGAAATCCATCGGGTATTAAAACAAGGCGGCGTCGTGTACGCCGAAACACCATTCCAGCAGCATGTGCACGAGGGTCCTTACGACTTCACGCGCTTCACCGAAAGCGGGCACCGGCTGCTGTTCAAGGACTTCCGCCTGCTCGATTCGGGATTCCTTACCGGCCTGGGCACGGTTCTGCAATGGAACGTGCGCTACGCCGCCTGGGGCCTTACCCGAAGCAGAAAAGTGGCGATCGTTGTGGCCATGGCTTTCGCGTGGGTCCGGCTGTTCGACCATCTTGTGCCGGAGTCGTTTAACGTGGATACTGCCAGCGGCGTGTATTTTCTGGGCCGCAAAGATGCGGGCCATCGATTCAGCGACAAGGACATTATCGCTCATTACAAAGGGTTTCAGCGGAAATAA
- a CDS encoding DUF4097 family beta strand repeat-containing protein, protein MKTPRIIALATLAVLSTLSAPVFAQGDLKEQLTIPLTDPAKPGTLKVHLISGSIRVTGYSGNQVVIEASTKQPDKPEKPRENTEGMKRISKNGSLDISATEEKNVVNVSSRLINARMDLNIKVPMKFSLSVGTVNQGDVLIENVDGEMEITNVNGDIRLVNISGSAVANTVNGVLKANFKTVDAKSPMAFSTLNGNVDVTLPATAKFDVKIKSDQGEIYSDFDVDVDKSAPQATRSAKDGMYKVTIDDWVKGKVNGGGSEIMMKNMNGNIYVRKAK, encoded by the coding sequence ATGAAAACCCCGCGCATTATCGCCCTCGCAACACTCGCAGTGCTCAGTACCTTATCGGCACCCGTGTTCGCACAGGGAGATTTGAAAGAACAACTCACCATTCCCCTCACCGACCCCGCCAAGCCCGGCACACTGAAAGTCCACCTCATCAGCGGTTCCATCCGCGTGACGGGTTACAGCGGCAACCAGGTAGTGATCGAGGCATCGACGAAGCAGCCGGACAAGCCTGAAAAGCCCAGGGAGAATACCGAAGGCATGAAACGGATTTCGAAAAACGGCTCGCTCGATATTTCGGCCACGGAGGAAAAAAATGTAGTGAATGTAAGTTCGAGACTGATCAATGCCCGCATGGACCTGAACATCAAAGTACCGATGAAATTCTCGCTGAGTGTCGGCACGGTCAACCAGGGTGATGTGCTGATCGAAAACGTGGATGGTGAAATGGAAATCACGAATGTGAACGGCGACATCCGGCTGGTCAACATTTCGGGATCGGCCGTCGCCAATACCGTGAACGGCGTGCTGAAAGCGAACTTCAAAACGGTGGACGCCAAATCGCCGATGGCGTTTTCGACGCTGAACGGCAATGTGGATGTGACGCTGCCGGCCACCGCCAAATTCGACGTCAAAATCAAATCCGACCAGGGCGAGATTTACAGCGATTTCGATGTGGACGTCGATAAGTCCGCGCCGCAGGCCACGCGTAGCGCCAAGGACGGCATGTACAAGGTGACCATCGACGACTGGGTGAAAGGCAAAGTAAACGGCGGCGGCAGCGAGATCATGATGAAGAATATGAACGGAAATATTTACGTGAGGAAAGCCAAATAA
- a CDS encoding HigA family addiction module antitoxin — protein MAIFDPAHPGELIRETIEGLREETGQRLTIAEVAEGLGVTRKTLSAILNAKQGVTPEMAIRLATAFANTTPEFWLNAQENYDLAKARQTVDVSKIRVFWQPNAASA, from the coding sequence ATGGCAATTTTTGATCCCGCACACCCAGGAGAACTGATCAGGGAAACGATAGAGGGACTAAGGGAAGAAACAGGTCAGCGACTGACGATCGCAGAGGTGGCCGAAGGGCTGGGAGTAACCCGAAAGACCTTATCGGCGATTCTCAATGCGAAACAGGGCGTAACGCCGGAAATGGCAATCCGCCTCGCCACGGCATTCGCCAACACGACACCGGAATTTTGGCTGAATGCCCAGGAGAACTACGATCTCGCAAAGGCCAGGCAGACGGTAGATGTGAGCAAGATCCGTGTGTTCTGGCAACCGAATGCCGCGTCGGCATAA
- a CDS encoding type II toxin-antitoxin system RelE/ParE family toxin, whose product MIVTYRHKGLELYARKGDRSKLPQAHLARVRLILTRLDAAANAIEMNQPGYHFHALTGDLKGYHSVRVSGNYRIIFRFEGGNAFDVDYVDYH is encoded by the coding sequence GTGATTGTAACTTACCGGCATAAAGGGCTGGAACTATACGCACGCAAAGGAGACCGTTCAAAGTTGCCGCAAGCGCATCTGGCACGGGTCCGGCTTATTTTAACGCGACTGGATGCGGCGGCAAATGCCATCGAAATGAACCAGCCGGGTTACCATTTCCATGCTTTGACCGGCGACTTAAAGGGTTACCATTCCGTGAGAGTGTCCGGCAATTACCGGATCATTTTCAGGTTTGAAGGAGGAAATGCATTTGATGTAGACTATGTGGATTACCACTAA
- a CDS encoding RNA polymerase sigma factor, producing MLRVKSGDLDKMGLLFERYNRPLFGFFYHMTHKSDLSEDLVQNVFYRMLKYRHTFTGDGEFRTWMYHLARNVLNDSVKQNRSFNFYDVNEVADRLGGGMPADENLERQQDKDFLHEAMGALSPEYREVLILSRFQEMKYDEIAKVLNINEGTVKVRVHRALGELKKRFFTNERR from the coding sequence ATGCTCCGGGTGAAATCCGGGGACCTGGATAAGATGGGCTTGCTCTTTGAGCGGTACAACCGGCCGCTGTTCGGATTCTTTTACCACATGACGCACAAAAGCGACCTCAGCGAGGACCTCGTGCAAAATGTGTTTTACAGAATGCTAAAATACCGGCATACGTTTACGGGCGACGGTGAATTCCGGACGTGGATGTACCACCTGGCGAGGAATGTCCTCAACGATTCAGTGAAACAAAACAGGTCGTTCAATTTCTATGATGTGAACGAAGTCGCCGACCGGCTGGGCGGCGGGATGCCGGCCGACGAAAACCTGGAACGCCAGCAGGATAAGGATTTTTTGCACGAAGCCATGGGCGCACTAAGTCCGGAATACCGGGAAGTGCTGATTTTGAGCCGGTTTCAGGAAATGAAATACGACGAGATCGCCAAAGTGCTCAACATTAACGAAGGAACCGTGAAAGTGAGGGTTCACCGGGCATTGGGAGAATTGAAGAAGAGGTTTTTTACAAATGAAAGACGATAA
- a CDS encoding Crp/Fnr family transcriptional regulator produces the protein MFTNFKAILICMTDLENYLQTYFEFDQSDLAKVASFFKPEMLRKGDYYLKTGKPCNKLSFIKSGLLRIYVDLEDREVTQWICTQGYFVTDLSSLVFAKPARWNIQALTDTFLYTIDKEDYDRIGDYIPKWPVTEKLFIAHCFTTLEDRVFSFLSMTAEQRYNLLFESHRDIFTQVPLQYIASMLGMTPETISRIRRKQLS, from the coding sequence ATGTTTACTAACTTTAAGGCCATTCTGATATGTATGACAGACCTCGAAAACTATTTGCAGACCTATTTTGAATTCGATCAGAGCGATCTGGCGAAGGTAGCCTCTTTTTTCAAACCGGAAATGCTCAGAAAGGGCGACTATTATCTTAAAACAGGGAAACCCTGCAACAAACTGAGTTTCATCAAATCCGGTCTGCTGCGGATTTACGTGGACCTCGAAGATCGCGAAGTTACCCAGTGGATCTGCACACAGGGCTATTTTGTTACGGACCTTTCGAGCCTGGTTTTCGCGAAGCCCGCGCGCTGGAACATCCAGGCACTGACCGATACGTTTTTGTATACCATTGATAAAGAGGATTATGACAGGATCGGTGACTACATCCCAAAATGGCCGGTGACCGAGAAATTGTTCATTGCCCATTGCTTCACCACGCTCGAAGACCGCGTGTTCTCATTCCTTTCCATGACCGCCGAGCAGCGCTATAACCTGCTGTTCGAAAGCCATCGCGACATATTCACCCAAGTGCCGCTGCAATACATCGCATCCATGCTCGGCATGACGCCCGAAACCATCAGCCGCATCCGCCGGAAGCAGCTCAGCTGA
- a CDS encoding ABC transporter permease, producing the protein MLKNYFTIAWRNLARNRVFSAINITGLAIGLASCMLISLYVIDELSFDRFHEKSGRIVRTTFKGTMAGGIINESHAMPPTAGALKADYPEVLEATRLRQSGKPLVLHNNRIYNDEKLAFVDSNFFSVFTLPFIQGNPKTALLEPNTIVLSETAARKYFGKTDVTGQIITFKDWNKTLRVTGVMKDIPSNSHFRFDLLGSMATLDEARSTSWLTSEFFTYLVLPEGYDYKKLEAKLPATVDKYISPQLKQSMGVTIAEFRKQGNNLELRLQPLTDIHLHSDFQYDLDVNGDITYVYIFGAVAVMMLLIACINFMNLSTAGSSRRAREVGVRKVMGSEKSELVRQFLIESILLTSIAMVLAILFAVIGLPVFNELSGKNLSLQWDAVPGLIPATLGFGILVGILAGSYPAFFLSSFKPIAVLKGGAAAIRLSSSGRSINLRSGLVVFQFAMSIVLIAGTTVVFQQLQFIRNKKLGYNKDQVIVVPVWSLGKNVEAFREALTKDSRVERVSLSGYVPAGPSDNNNFTVNPDGKTDRMVKTLRYDVDYDYIPTLGMTIAHGRNFSREYGTDSSGIIINETAVKTFGWTPENAMNRLITRNDNDGKKTTFRVIGIVKDFHFRSMHEQIGPLVMTLSSGWGWMMVKTRSKDVSPLLAAMKSNWNSFQYDMPFSYTFLDERFNETYKAEQKTGQILATFAGLTIFVACLGLFGLATFTAEQRTKEIGVRKVLGASVAGIIALLSRDFLKLVIIALLIATPAAWWLMDRWLQEFAYKVDVSWWIFALAGVLAVVVALCTISYQSVKAALMNPVQSLRSE; encoded by the coding sequence ATGCTGAAAAACTATTTCACTATCGCGTGGCGAAACCTGGCCCGGAACCGGGTGTTTTCGGCCATCAACATTACCGGGCTGGCCATTGGGCTGGCCTCGTGTATGCTGATCAGCCTGTACGTTATCGATGAGCTGAGTTTTGACCGCTTCCATGAGAAGTCCGGCCGGATTGTCCGGACCACTTTTAAGGGCACGATGGCGGGCGGGATTATCAACGAGTCGCACGCTATGCCGCCCACCGCGGGCGCATTGAAGGCCGATTACCCCGAAGTGCTCGAAGCGACAAGGCTCCGGCAGAGCGGCAAACCGCTGGTTTTACACAACAACCGCATTTACAATGACGAGAAACTGGCATTTGTGGATTCCAATTTCTTTTCGGTTTTTACATTGCCTTTCATTCAGGGAAATCCTAAAACTGCTCTGCTCGAACCCAACACCATTGTTTTGTCGGAAACTGCCGCGCGGAAATACTTTGGTAAAACGGATGTAACGGGGCAGATTATCACTTTTAAAGATTGGAACAAAACCCTGCGCGTGACCGGCGTGATGAAGGATATTCCGTCCAATTCGCATTTCCGGTTCGATCTCCTCGGTTCGATGGCCACGCTCGACGAAGCCAGGTCGACTTCCTGGCTCACTTCTGAGTTTTTCACTTACCTCGTGCTGCCGGAGGGTTATGATTACAAAAAGCTGGAAGCCAAACTCCCCGCCACCGTCGATAAATACATTAGTCCTCAATTGAAACAGTCGATGGGTGTAACAATCGCCGAATTCCGCAAGCAGGGCAACAACCTCGAACTACGGCTTCAACCATTGACCGACATTCACCTGCATTCCGATTTTCAGTACGACCTCGACGTGAACGGCGACATTACCTACGTGTATATATTTGGTGCTGTGGCGGTTATGATGCTACTGATCGCCTGCATCAACTTCATGAACCTGTCCACGGCAGGATCGTCCCGCCGGGCGCGGGAAGTGGGCGTACGAAAAGTAATGGGCTCGGAAAAATCCGAACTTGTGCGGCAATTCCTCATCGAGTCGATCCTGCTGACATCCATTGCGATGGTACTTGCCATTTTGTTCGCCGTGATCGGTTTGCCGGTTTTCAATGAATTATCGGGTAAAAATCTGTCGCTGCAATGGGACGCTGTGCCGGGACTGATTCCTGCGACGTTAGGCTTCGGGATTTTGGTGGGCATTCTTGCGGGCAGTTATCCTGCATTCTTCCTGTCGTCGTTCAAGCCCATTGCCGTGCTGAAAGGCGGGGCGGCGGCCATCCGGCTTTCATCGTCCGGGCGCAGTATCAACCTTCGCAGCGGGTTGGTTGTATTTCAGTTTGCGATGTCGATCGTCCTTATCGCGGGAACTACCGTAGTGTTTCAACAATTGCAGTTTATCCGGAATAAAAAATTGGGATACAACAAAGATCAGGTGATCGTGGTGCCGGTTTGGTCGCTGGGCAAAAACGTGGAAGCATTCCGGGAGGCGCTCACGAAGGACTCGCGCGTGGAACGCGTAAGCTTGTCGGGCTATGTGCCTGCGGGGCCTTCGGACAACAACAATTTCACCGTCAACCCGGACGGAAAAACGGACCGGATGGTAAAAACACTCCGCTATGACGTCGACTACGACTACATTCCTACGCTGGGCATGACCATCGCCCACGGCCGCAACTTTTCGAGGGAATACGGCACCGATTCCTCGGGCATTATCATCAATGAAACCGCCGTTAAAACCTTCGGCTGGACGCCCGAGAATGCGATGAACCGGCTCATTACCCGCAACGATAACGACGGCAAGAAAACCACATTCCGCGTGATCGGCATTGTGAAGGACTTCCATTTCAGGTCGATGCACGAACAAATCGGCCCGCTGGTGATGACGCTCAGCAGCGGCTGGGGCTGGATGATGGTTAAAACGCGCAGTAAGGATGTTTCACCGCTGCTTGCTGCGATGAAAAGCAATTGGAACAGCTTTCAATACGACATGCCGTTCAGTTACACTTTCCTGGATGAGCGTTTTAACGAAACTTACAAAGCGGAGCAAAAAACCGGTCAGATCCTCGCCACTTTCGCCGGGCTCACCATTTTTGTCGCCTGCCTCGGGCTATTCGGCCTCGCCACATTCACCGCCGAACAGCGCACGAAAGAAATCGGCGTGCGGAAGGTGCTCGGCGCATCGGTGGCAGGCATTATCGCATTGCTTTCCAGGGACTTCCTGAAACTGGTGATCATCGCATTGCTCATCGCTACGCCCGCCGCTTGGTGGCTGATGGACCGGTGGTTGCAGGAATTTGCCTATAAAGTCGACGTTTCCTGGTGGATATTTGCGCTGGCAGGCGTACTGGCCGTGGTAGTGGCGCTGTGCACGATTTCTTATCAGTCGGTGAAGGCTGCGCTGATGAACCCCGTGCAGTCCCTTCGATCAGAATAG
- a CDS encoding HEAT repeat domain-containing protein: MKDDKHMSCEHTKGKLTEWLNNNLERNAQMEINRHLAECLSCQEEFAADKQIWDGMGKIRIPEPRGAMRANFYTMLDEFKETEKAAARFSFQSMMESIRDSIPAQWTVPQWTLQVGFSLLLVGLGWVIGSRTNRSTPNVAAYQQQIEALAAQVQDMKSSMMLSLLENPSATERLRAVGYTSEIAQADDRVLEALFTTLNNDPNVNVRLVTLEALTQYAGEASVREGLVKSLALQDSPMVQVAMADVMVKLQEKRSVKALKSLLKKEDLNDLVKVKIEQTIKDLS; encoded by the coding sequence ATGAAAGACGATAAGCACATGAGCTGCGAACATACCAAAGGCAAACTGACCGAATGGCTCAACAATAACCTGGAACGGAACGCGCAAATGGAGATCAACCGGCACCTGGCCGAATGCCTGAGCTGCCAGGAGGAATTTGCCGCCGATAAGCAGATCTGGGACGGCATGGGGAAAATCAGGATACCCGAACCCCGGGGAGCCATGCGGGCGAATTTCTACACCATGCTCGACGAGTTCAAGGAAACGGAGAAAGCGGCGGCGCGGTTTTCGTTCCAAAGCATGATGGAAAGCATCCGCGATAGCATACCGGCCCAATGGACGGTACCGCAATGGACATTACAAGTCGGGTTCAGCCTCCTGCTCGTGGGCCTGGGATGGGTGATCGGCAGCCGCACAAACCGCAGCACGCCGAATGTGGCCGCCTACCAGCAGCAGATCGAAGCGCTGGCCGCCCAGGTGCAGGACATGAAAAGCTCGATGATGCTGTCGCTGCTAGAAAACCCTTCGGCCACCGAGCGCCTCCGGGCCGTGGGTTATACAAGTGAGATCGCGCAGGCAGACGATCGTGTCCTGGAAGCGCTTTTTACCACCTTAAACAACGACCCTAACGTAAATGTCCGGCTCGTAACGCTCGAAGCGCTCACGCAATACGCGGGCGAAGCGTCCGTGCGTGAAGGGCTGGTGAAGTCCCTTGCATTGCAGGACTCTCCGATGGTACAGGTGGCAATGGCCGACGTGATGGTGAAGTTGCAGGAAAAGCGGTCGGTGAAAGCATTGAAATCCCTGTTAAAAAAAGAAGACCTGAACGACCTCGTGAAAGTGAAGATCGAACAGACCATTAAGGACCTTTCATAA
- a CDS encoding helix-turn-helix domain-containing protein — MEKPESLEEFYQYKFNWLPDNLQQDIGHFNVFSMGENYVTNPVTARYSRRDFYKIVLIRGKNVYHYADKSIELDGTSLMFFNPLVPYTWEAACDTVTGYFCIFKEGFFSEKLRGNVADLPMFAIGGKPSYLLTDAQDAHVSQIFEKMLEEISSDYPFKYDLLRNYVTELVHYALKMQPSEALYQHPNANSRITSVFTELLERQFPIESPSQRFALRSANDFAQQLSVHVNHLNRAIRETTGKTTTTHIAERLTSEAKALLRHTNWNISEISYCLGFEEPAHFNNFFKKQTSQTPSAFRIV; from the coding sequence ATGGAAAAGCCGGAATCACTCGAAGAGTTTTATCAGTACAAATTCAATTGGCTGCCCGACAACCTGCAACAGGATATCGGGCATTTCAATGTGTTTTCGATGGGGGAGAATTATGTGACCAATCCCGTCACCGCGCGGTATAGCCGGCGGGATTTTTACAAAATTGTGCTCATCCGCGGGAAGAATGTATACCACTATGCCGATAAGAGCATCGAGCTCGACGGGACATCGCTGATGTTCTTCAACCCGCTGGTGCCCTACACGTGGGAAGCGGCCTGTGACACAGTTACGGGCTATTTCTGTATTTTCAAAGAAGGTTTTTTCTCGGAAAAGCTGCGCGGCAATGTGGCCGACCTCCCGATGTTCGCGATCGGCGGAAAGCCTTCCTACCTGCTCACCGACGCCCAGGATGCGCACGTAAGCCAGATTTTCGAGAAAATGCTGGAAGAAATTAGCTCGGATTATCCTTTTAAATATGACCTGCTGCGCAACTACGTGACCGAACTCGTTCATTATGCGCTCAAAATGCAGCCGAGCGAGGCGCTATATCAGCATCCTAATGCCAATTCGCGCATTACCTCCGTTTTTACGGAGCTGCTGGAACGGCAGTTTCCCATCGAATCGCCTTCGCAGCGGTTTGCATTGCGCTCTGCCAACGATTTTGCGCAGCAACTGTCGGTCCACGTGAACCACCTCAACAGGGCCATTCGCGAAACGACGGGCAAAACCACCACGACGCACATCGCCGAGCGCCTTACTTCGGAAGCAAAAGCATTGCTGCGGCATACCAACTGGAACATTTCGGAGATCAGTTATTGCCTG